In one Takifugu flavidus isolate HTHZ2018 chromosome 9, ASM371156v2, whole genome shotgun sequence genomic region, the following are encoded:
- the LOC130531864 gene encoding phospholipase A and acyltransferase 3-like: protein MAPVLYDEKPELGDLIEIDRGSYEHWAVYVGDGFVVHLAPPFEGRGGQSSSVMSVLADKAVVKREELWDVVGTDKWKINNSLDNKYEPRPSHIIVKAACELVGQQLPYDLLTKNCEHFVNELRYGIAESRQVRTAGEMVLAAGVVAAVGFGIVALAGALFGGSKKEKNTK from the exons ATGGCTCCAGTCCTG TATGATGAGAAACCAGAACTGGGAGACTTGATAGAAATAGACCGCGGTTCCTATGAGCACTGGGCCGTCTATGTCGGTGATGGATTTGTGGTTCATTTGGCACCACCAT TTGAAGGACGGGGTGGACAGTCCAGCAGCGTCATGTCAGTCCTCGCTGATAAGGCTGTCGTgaagagagaggagctgtgggATGTGGTGGGAACCGACAAGTGGAAAATCAACAACAGCTTGGACAACAAGTATGAGCCCCGTCCAAGTCACATCATCGTGAAGGCAGCCTGCGAGCTGGTGGGCCAGCAGCTGCCGTACGACCTCTTGACAAAAAACTGCGAACACTTTGTTAACGAACTCCGCTATGGAATAGCAGAATCTCGGCAG GTGCGCACGGCTGGTGAAATGGTCCTGGCTGCAGGGGTGGTTGCTGCGGTGGGGTTTGGGATCGTGGCTCTGGCAGGAGCTCTTTTTGGAGgcagcaagaaagaaaaaaacacaaagtga